A DNA window from Mesorhizobium sp. C432A contains the following coding sequences:
- a CDS encoding LuxR family transcriptional regulator, with protein MMLLERQMQLQQLETLLGDAIGGHGRVAVLAGEAGAGKTALVEAFAARVGQSAAILRSACEDLSIPDPLGPLYDLAREAQWALPRAIDARHGQRLPLFSDALDAFAAKGPSLLIIEDLHWADDATLDFVRFLGRRIANTHILLLLTARTDRSEGQMRVRRALGEIPAGSVARIDVPLLSEAAVLSLADAAGRDGDAIYRATAGNAFFVTELLSAENEMALPASVRDAVLARAERLSVGARAMLDAVSVFPRRADAWALQGLCGVASAGQLAECVANGLLDDLGDGYAFRHDIARRAIEMMLTTSHRRQFNQRALAALLENGDVSTGRLVHHAVEAHNLAAVRELAPIAAREASRVGAHRDAAGYYEIALRQADSLPVIERAALYESHAFECHLIGKIDDALAAQGQARRLHRADGNRLKEGDSLRWLSRLSEMGDDREAAAAYGAEAVAMLEAAPAGPELAMAYSNLSHLAMLSERVEDTLFYGEKAAALAARMNRPDIASHALNNVGCVEQWLNPDAGRLRLDQSLEIALQGNFQEHAARAFTNRACFEITQMSYDAARPVLESGIHYCTENDLGTWRDYLRGMLADVQLRQGQWDEAAATASDVIDNERTTTVGRFPALLALAKLRLRRGDPSAEPLFAEMARLVGSGGDLQMLSSYAALIAEQAWLGLADRQEALALITRAETPVRSRAHVGELALWRTLLSPDMPAGDTADMATPYRLLLTGDWRSASALWAELNAPYERGLALILGDDEGQRLALDIFDGLGARPAAQRLRDIMRKNGVGGIARGPRRSTRANLAGLTLRQMQVLQLIERGLSNKRIAEQLTISPKTVDHHVSAVLGKLDAVSRGEATATARDSGLL; from the coding sequence ATGATGCTTCTGGAACGGCAGATGCAGCTGCAGCAGCTGGAGACACTGCTTGGAGATGCAATAGGCGGCCATGGCCGAGTCGCGGTGCTGGCCGGGGAGGCCGGCGCCGGCAAGACGGCGCTGGTCGAGGCATTCGCGGCCCGTGTCGGGCAGAGCGCGGCAATTTTGCGTAGCGCCTGCGAGGACCTGTCGATCCCCGATCCGCTGGGGCCGCTCTACGATCTGGCCCGTGAGGCGCAATGGGCGCTGCCGCGCGCAATAGATGCCCGGCATGGGCAGAGACTGCCGCTGTTTTCCGATGCGCTCGACGCCTTCGCGGCCAAGGGGCCGAGCCTGCTGATCATCGAAGATTTGCACTGGGCCGACGATGCGACGCTCGATTTCGTGCGCTTCCTCGGCCGGCGTATCGCCAACACCCATATCCTGCTGTTGCTGACGGCGCGCACCGACCGCAGCGAGGGACAGATGCGGGTGCGCCGCGCCCTGGGCGAAATCCCGGCCGGCAGCGTGGCGCGCATCGACGTGCCGCTGCTCAGCGAGGCGGCCGTGCTGTCGCTCGCCGATGCGGCCGGCCGCGATGGCGACGCCATCTACCGGGCGACCGCCGGCAATGCCTTCTTCGTCACCGAATTGCTGTCGGCCGAAAACGAAATGGCACTGCCGGCAAGCGTGCGCGACGCGGTGCTGGCAAGGGCTGAACGGCTGTCGGTTGGCGCCCGGGCAATGCTCGACGCGGTGTCGGTGTTTCCGCGCCGCGCCGACGCCTGGGCCTTGCAAGGCCTGTGCGGCGTCGCCAGCGCCGGCCAGCTGGCCGAGTGTGTCGCCAACGGCCTGCTCGACGATCTGGGCGACGGCTACGCCTTCCGCCACGACATCGCGCGGCGCGCCATCGAAATGATGCTGACGACGTCGCACAGGCGGCAGTTCAACCAGCGTGCGCTGGCGGCACTGCTCGAAAATGGCGACGTCTCCACAGGCCGCCTGGTGCATCATGCGGTCGAGGCGCACAATCTGGCGGCGGTGCGCGAACTTGCGCCAATCGCCGCGCGCGAGGCGTCGCGCGTCGGCGCCCATCGCGATGCCGCCGGTTATTACGAGATCGCCTTAAGGCAGGCCGACAGCCTGCCGGTGATCGAGCGCGCCGCGCTCTACGAAAGTCATGCGTTCGAGTGCCATCTCATCGGCAAGATCGATGATGCGCTTGCAGCGCAGGGACAGGCGCGCCGGTTGCATCGGGCCGATGGTAACAGGCTGAAGGAGGGCGACAGCCTGAGATGGCTCTCCCGGCTGAGCGAAATGGGCGATGACCGTGAGGCGGCGGCCGCCTACGGAGCCGAGGCGGTGGCGATGCTGGAAGCGGCGCCCGCCGGTCCCGAACTCGCCATGGCCTATTCGAACCTTTCGCATCTGGCGATGCTTTCGGAGAGGGTGGAGGACACGCTGTTCTATGGCGAGAAGGCAGCGGCGCTGGCTGCGCGCATGAACCGTCCCGACATCGCCTCGCATGCCCTCAACAATGTCGGCTGCGTCGAGCAGTGGCTCAATCCGGATGCCGGACGCCTGCGCCTCGACCAAAGCCTTGAGATTGCGCTCCAGGGCAATTTCCAGGAGCATGCCGCGCGCGCGTTCACCAACCGCGCCTGTTTCGAGATCACGCAGATGAGCTACGACGCAGCGCGTCCGGTGCTCGAGAGCGGCATCCACTATTGCACCGAAAACGACCTCGGCACCTGGCGCGACTATCTCAGGGGCATGCTGGCCGATGTGCAGCTGCGTCAGGGCCAATGGGATGAGGCCGCCGCGACGGCAAGCGATGTCATCGACAATGAGCGGACAACCACCGTGGGCCGGTTTCCGGCGCTGCTGGCTTTGGCGAAACTGCGCCTGAGGCGCGGCGATCCTTCGGCCGAGCCGCTGTTCGCCGAAATGGCGCGTCTGGTCGGAAGCGGCGGCGACCTGCAGATGCTGAGCTCCTATGCGGCCTTGATAGCGGAGCAGGCATGGCTGGGCCTGGCCGACAGGCAAGAGGCGCTGGCGCTGATCACCCGCGCCGAAACGCCGGTGCGCTCGCGTGCCCATGTCGGGGAGCTGGCGCTGTGGCGAACATTGCTCTCTCCCGATATGCCGGCCGGCGACACCGCCGACATGGCGACACCATACCGGCTGCTTCTGACCGGCGACTGGCGTTCGGCTTCGGCACTCTGGGCCGAATTGAATGCGCCATACGAGCGCGGACTGGCGCTCATCCTCGGCGACGACGAGGGGCAGCGGCTGGCATTGGATATTTTCGACGGCCTGGGGGCAAGGCCGGCAGCCCAGCGCCTGCGCGATATCATGCGCAAGAACGGCGTTGGCGGCATCGCCCGCGGCCCGCGCCGCTCGACGCGCGCCAACCTCGCCGGCCTCACCTTGCGCCAGATGCAGGTGCTGCAGCTGATCGAACGCGGCCTGTCAAACAAGCGGATCGCCGAGCAATTGACGATTTCGCCAAAGACGGTCGATCACCATGTCTCGGCGGTGCTGGGCAAGCTGGATGCGGTGTCGCGCGGCGAGGCGACAGCGACCGCGCGCGATTCGGGGTTGTTGTGA
- a CDS encoding type ISP restriction/modification enzyme, producing the protein MPVEPQKSAFLPELSNEVREAQTVKEKPILVILGNPPYAGHSKNKGKWITTAIDGYKYTFGRVQTETDADGNPVFSDVKKPLGEKNPKWLNDDYVKFIRFAQLKMDEVEEGVVGIITNHSWLDNPTFRGMRQSLLRSFDQIYLVDLHGSTKPKELVPEGKENENVFDIQKGVAIALLVKKKDAEQGVWHTDIWGSRLSKYQECAEAEISTIEWSRPKPFSPYFMLSAVDWTGWEEYGQWWQIADSLSAASDKRQIFSANVLGFQTHRDHFAVAFDRQEMLSRVRDMCDTSKSDQVLRDLYFLKDNRDWQLKNARESLQKAENPERPIIDCAFRPFDDRPCYFGPEFMDYPRRELLDHVAWQQNLQLLVSRQIGTGSWRHSLVVETPANDCTVSDASSEANYAFPLWLYDLTGTKSENLSPDFRAFLDRGYDHHYSPEEILGYIYAVLHAPAYRSHYAAFLRIDFPRIPFAEKAKDFEVLSLLGWALVQAHLLHDLPRRSLANYHGKGANEVEHVRWSAEDERISINKTQSFAPVPEAVWNFHIGGYQVIDKYLKSRKERMLSLDEINQVGRIADALAFTNEQIARIDTAYAQAFPNRG; encoded by the coding sequence ATGCCTGTTGAGCCGCAAAAAAGCGCCTTCTTACCGGAGCTGTCGAATGAGGTGAGGGAAGCGCAGACCGTTAAGGAGAAGCCGATCCTCGTGATCCTTGGCAACCCGCCTTATGCAGGCCATTCAAAGAATAAGGGAAAGTGGATCACAACTGCTATTGACGGCTATAAATACACCTTCGGTCGTGTGCAAACGGAGACGGACGCGGACGGAAATCCGGTCTTTAGTGATGTGAAAAAGCCGCTGGGGGAAAAGAATCCGAAATGGCTGAATGACGACTATGTCAAATTCATTCGGTTTGCTCAGTTGAAAATGGACGAGGTCGAAGAAGGGGTCGTCGGAATTATCACCAATCACTCATGGTTGGACAATCCGACATTTCGCGGTATGCGCCAAAGTCTGTTGCGCAGCTTCGACCAGATATATTTGGTCGATCTCCACGGCAGTACTAAGCCCAAGGAGCTGGTGCCAGAGGGCAAAGAGAATGAAAACGTCTTTGATATTCAGAAAGGCGTGGCGATCGCGCTGTTAGTTAAAAAGAAGGATGCTGAGCAAGGGGTATGGCATACGGACATCTGGGGAAGCCGGCTGTCCAAATATCAGGAGTGTGCCGAGGCAGAGATCTCCACGATCGAATGGTCGCGACCTAAACCGTTCTCTCCCTACTTCATGCTCTCAGCGGTCGACTGGACTGGATGGGAAGAATACGGGCAATGGTGGCAGATCGCGGATAGCCTGAGCGCTGCATCCGATAAAAGGCAAATCTTCTCTGCGAATGTGCTAGGATTTCAAACTCATAGGGACCATTTCGCCGTGGCGTTTGATCGCCAAGAGATGCTGTCTCGCGTCCGAGATATGTGCGACACAAGCAAATCAGATCAGGTTCTCAGGGATCTGTATTTCCTCAAAGACAACCGGGACTGGCAGCTCAAAAACGCACGCGAATCATTACAGAAAGCGGAAAATCCGGAACGTCCCATCATCGATTGCGCCTTTCGACCCTTTGATGACCGACCATGTTATTTTGGTCCAGAGTTCATGGACTATCCCCGAAGGGAACTGCTCGACCATGTGGCTTGGCAGCAAAATCTTCAATTGCTGGTTTCTCGTCAAATTGGAACCGGCAGCTGGCGACACTCGCTCGTCGTCGAAACGCCCGCGAATGATTGCACCGTCTCGGATGCCTCAAGCGAGGCGAATTACGCGTTTCCGCTATGGCTGTATGATCTAACTGGAACCAAGTCAGAGAACCTCTCCCCCGATTTCCGCGCTTTCCTCGACAGGGGGTACGACCACCACTATTCGCCGGAAGAAATTCTCGGCTACATCTATGCGGTTCTGCACGCGCCAGCTTACCGGTCGCATTATGCTGCGTTTCTTCGCATTGATTTCCCACGCATTCCTTTTGCCGAGAAGGCAAAAGATTTCGAGGTGCTGTCTCTGCTTGGGTGGGCCTTGGTGCAGGCACATCTGCTTCATGATCTGCCTCGGCGGAGCCTAGCAAACTATCACGGCAAAGGGGCTAACGAGGTTGAGCATGTGCGTTGGTCGGCGGAAGATGAGCGCATTTCAATTAATAAAACACAGAGTTTTGCGCCTGTGCCGGAGGCGGTGTGGAATTTCCATATTGGCGGCTATCAAGTGATCGACAAATATCTGAAATCGCGCAAAGAGCGAATGCTATCACTCGACGAAATCAACCAAGTCGGGCGTATCGCCGACGCGTTGGCCTTCACGAATGAGCAGATAGCGCGCATTGATACTGCTTATGCACAGGCTTTTCCCAACCGGGGATAA
- a CDS encoding DUF4242 domain-containing protein yields MPRYLIERTFPDGLNIPMTDIGASAVGGVVMRNAEKGVTWIQSFVTPDKKHSFCIYDAPTPEAIRSTAQKNSLPVDKITEVRVLDPYFYL; encoded by the coding sequence ATGCCTCGCTACCTGATTGAACGCACATTTCCGGACGGCCTCAACATACCGATGACCGACATCGGCGCCAGCGCGGTGGGCGGCGTCGTCATGCGCAATGCCGAAAAGGGCGTCACCTGGATCCAGTCCTTCGTCACGCCCGACAAGAAGCACAGCTTCTGCATCTACGACGCGCCGACGCCCGAAGCTATCCGCAGCACCGCTCAGAAAAACTCGCTGCCGGTCGACAAGATCACGGAGGTGCGGGTTCTTGACCCTTACTTTTACCTCTGA
- a CDS encoding YncE family protein has translation MIRTFLRHAGPRAAFSLLALLPVRAWADSCPEDCSEPAPSINIYSHTAASYLSPATLGALPRVYVPNRSSNSVTVIDTMTLKEVDRFPVGSKPQHVVPSWDLKTLWVANNGTGKNGSLTPIDPMTGKPGPQIAVDDPYNLYFMPGAAIVVDEALERLDFRDPHTMALMSSLPTPTCPGINHAEFSVDGAYAIFTCEYGNGGLAKIDLKNQKVLGHLDFSKMGMPQDIRLSPDGKVFYVADMMNDGVFLVDGDSFKEIGFIPTGIGAHGFVVSRDGKRLYVSNRGSHKMEQGQAKGPGSVTVIDFATRAVVTQWPIPGGGSPDMGNVSADGKQLWLSGRFDSAAYMIDTTSGAVTKFRVGSEPHGLTVWPQPGRYSQGHTGNMR, from the coding sequence ATGATCAGAACCTTTTTGCGTCACGCCGGTCCCCGTGCGGCCTTTTCGCTGCTTGCACTGCTGCCTGTCCGCGCCTGGGCCGATAGCTGTCCCGAGGATTGCAGCGAGCCCGCGCCGTCCATCAACATCTACAGCCACACCGCCGCCAGCTATCTCAGCCCGGCCACGCTGGGTGCACTGCCGCGCGTCTATGTGCCGAACCGCTCCTCCAACAGCGTCACGGTGATCGACACCATGACACTCAAGGAAGTCGACAGGTTCCCGGTCGGCAGCAAACCGCAGCACGTCGTGCCGTCCTGGGACCTGAAGACGCTCTGGGTCGCCAACAATGGCACCGGCAAGAACGGCAGCCTGACGCCGATCGACCCGATGACCGGCAAGCCCGGCCCGCAGATCGCCGTGGACGATCCCTACAATTTGTATTTCATGCCGGGCGCGGCCATCGTCGTCGACGAAGCCCTGGAGCGGCTCGATTTCCGCGATCCTCACACCATGGCGCTAATGTCGAGCCTGCCGACGCCCACTTGCCCCGGCATCAACCACGCCGAATTCTCGGTCGACGGGGCCTACGCGATCTTCACCTGCGAATACGGCAATGGCGGATTGGCAAAGATCGACCTGAAGAACCAGAAGGTGCTTGGCCATCTCGACTTCTCGAAAATGGGCATGCCGCAGGACATCCGCCTCTCGCCCGACGGCAAGGTTTTTTACGTCGCCGACATGATGAATGACGGCGTGTTCCTCGTCGATGGCGACAGTTTCAAGGAGATCGGCTTCATCCCGACCGGCATCGGCGCCCATGGCTTCGTCGTCAGCCGCGACGGCAAGCGGCTCTATGTCTCGAACCGGGGCTCGCACAAGATGGAGCAGGGCCAGGCAAAGGGACCGGGCAGCGTGACGGTGATCGACTTCGCCACCCGCGCGGTCGTCACGCAATGGCCGATCCCCGGCGGCGGCAGCCCCGACATGGGCAATGTCAGCGCCGACGGCAAACAACTATGGCTGTCCGGCCGCTTCGACAGTGCCGCCTACATGATCGACACGACATCGGGCGCGGTGACCAAGTTTCGGGTTGGCTCAGAGCCGCACGGCCTGACGGTGTGGCCGCAACCGGGACGGTATTCCCAAGGCCATACGGGGAATATGCGCTAA
- a CDS encoding cation transporter, translating to MNLRRIVLIVALLNLAYFGIEFAVALAIGSVSLFADSIDFLEDASVNLLILLALGWSVRSRARVGMALALILLMPGLATLWTAWEKFNVPVPPQPIALTLAGLGALAVNLSCAYMLAAHRHRGGSLTKAAFLSARNDALANIAIIAAGFVTALLWHSAWPDLAVGLGIAVMNADAAREVWEAAREEHRAAA from the coding sequence ATGAACCTTCGCCGCATCGTCCTCATCGTCGCGCTTCTCAATCTTGCCTATTTCGGGATCGAGTTCGCTGTGGCGCTCGCCATTGGATCAGTGTCCCTGTTCGCCGACAGCATCGACTTTCTTGAAGATGCTTCCGTGAACCTCCTTATCCTGCTCGCACTTGGGTGGTCTGTGCGCTCCCGTGCGCGGGTGGGGATGGCATTGGCGCTCATCCTTCTCATGCCGGGTCTGGCAACGCTCTGGACGGCTTGGGAGAAGTTCAACGTGCCGGTGCCGCCGCAGCCCATCGCCTTGACCTTGGCGGGACTTGGCGCCCTCGCCGTCAACCTGTCCTGTGCCTACATGCTGGCCGCGCACCGGCATCGTGGCGGCAGCCTCACAAAGGCGGCCTTCCTGTCGGCCCGCAACGACGCCTTGGCCAACATCGCCATTATTGCCGCAGGGTTCGTCACGGCCTTGCTCTGGCATTCCGCCTGGCCCGATTTGGCGGTGGGATTGGGGATCGCGGTCATGAACGCCGACGCGGCCCGCGAAGTGTGGGAAGCTGCCCGTGAAGAACACCGTGCGGCGGCCTGA
- a CDS encoding lipopolysaccharide biosynthesis protein codes for MRFSAATTAGRFLPQRLALRMGPLLGRIDAVLFTADERGEAGRMSLIAFAIRIVSAVIAFISQVLMARWMGSFEYGIFVLVWVTMVIVGNLACLGFHTSVIRFIPEYRERNMLAELRGIVVASRLFVLIASTAIAGLGALGVWLCANWIESYYVMPFILGLFCLPMIAMGDLLQGQSRANSWALFALSPTYLVRPVLILALMALMLALGYAPDARTAIFASIAATYATTLGQLIGVTTRMGRNIPAGPMKVHFAEWFIVSLPIFLVESFFFLLTNADVLMVGAYLQPNDVAVYFATVKTLALVHFVYFSVKAGVAQRYAQFTHGEPEKLAAFARETVSWTFWPSLLMALLVLALGEPMLVLFGPEFTAGYPLLFLLVFGVVARAAVGPCESLLTMSGNQNICAAVYAMTLAFNIGLNVVLIPLFGLWGAAIATSLAMVFEASALSFTVWRKLGIVMLIFVPAAEGAA; via the coding sequence GTGCGCTTTTCCGCGGCGACGACGGCCGGGCGGTTCTTGCCGCAGCGCTTGGCGCTGCGCATGGGGCCTCTGCTTGGCCGCATCGATGCGGTGCTGTTCACCGCCGACGAACGCGGCGAAGCCGGCCGCATGTCGCTGATCGCCTTTGCCATCCGCATCGTCAGCGCCGTCATCGCCTTCATCAGCCAGGTGCTGATGGCGCGCTGGATGGGCTCGTTCGAATACGGAATCTTCGTCCTCGTCTGGGTGACGATGGTCATCGTCGGCAACCTCGCCTGCCTCGGCTTCCACACCTCGGTCATCCGCTTCATCCCCGAATACCGCGAACGCAACATGCTGGCCGAGCTGCGCGGCATCGTGGTCGCCAGCCGCCTGTTCGTGCTGATTGCCTCGACCGCGATCGCCGGACTTGGCGCGCTGGGCGTCTGGCTGTGCGCGAACTGGATCGAGAGCTACTATGTGATGCCCTTCATCCTCGGCCTGTTCTGCCTGCCGATGATCGCCATGGGCGACCTGCTGCAGGGCCAGTCTCGGGCCAATTCCTGGGCGTTGTTTGCATTGTCGCCGACCTATCTGGTGCGGCCGGTGCTGATCCTGGCGCTGATGGCGCTGATGCTGGCGCTGGGCTATGCGCCCGACGCCAGGACCGCGATCTTCGCTTCGATCGCCGCCACCTACGCCACCACGCTGGGCCAGCTCATCGGCGTGACCACGCGCATGGGCAGGAATATCCCGGCCGGGCCGATGAAGGTGCATTTCGCCGAGTGGTTCATCGTCTCGCTGCCGATCTTCCTGGTCGAGAGCTTCTTCTTCCTGCTCACCAACGCCGACGTGCTGATGGTCGGCGCCTATCTCCAGCCCAATGACGTCGCCGTCTATTTCGCCACCGTCAAGACGCTGGCGCTGGTGCATTTCGTCTATTTCTCCGTCAAGGCCGGCGTTGCCCAGCGTTATGCGCAGTTCACCCATGGCGAACCGGAAAAGCTCGCCGCCTTCGCCCGCGAGACCGTGTCGTGGACGTTCTGGCCGTCGCTGCTGATGGCGCTGCTGGTGCTGGCGCTCGGCGAACCGATGCTGGTGCTGTTCGGGCCCGAATTCACCGCCGGCTATCCGCTGCTGTTCCTGCTGGTGTTCGGCGTCGTGGCGCGCGCCGCCGTCGGCCCTTGCGAAAGCCTGTTGACGATGAGCGGCAACCAGAACATCTGCGCCGCCGTCTATGCCATGACGCTGGCCTTCAACATCGGCCTCAACGTGGTGCTGATCCCGCTCTTTGGCCTGTGGGGGGCGGCGATCGCCACCAGCCTCGCCATGGTCTTCGAGGCCAGCGCCCTGTCCTTCACCGTCTGGCGCAAGCTCGGCATCGTCATGCTGATCTTCGTGCCCGCTGCCGAGGGAGCCGCCTGA
- a CDS encoding GNAT family N-acetyltransferase, translating into MAAIPLIEETSGGPAGAMVSGLAGLARDADPAHLEILANNRPLRKLAIYPASAGFELVEELDYLCTRTIEPNVFFNPRFLAPAMPRLEDREVKLAVIRDGDEYRNRLRLLVPFSVERPAVPLGVPVMRTWSSPFGPIGTPLVDHDDPIGVVEDFFGMLSRPHLKLPKVFVLPDMRLDGPLASVLATVAETRGLTMVTTGKADRPVLESTLEGEAYLKASLRSHHYREFRRLKRRLGDLGKLEHIVARGPDEIRHAIESFLTLEAAGWKGRERTAMAIDRYRAAFAREAVHRLAEQDLCRIHSLTLDGRTIACLVVFVEAGVAYTWKTAYDETLATYSPGTLLMIEVTRQHLDDPNIMMTDSCAVPDHPVMSRLWSERKPMGSLVIGLTPDADRLARQAASQLHLYRETRNMARLLRNRVKSLLGRR; encoded by the coding sequence ATGGCCGCCATCCCGCTGATCGAGGAAACCAGCGGCGGTCCGGCCGGCGCCATGGTGTCCGGCCTTGCCGGCCTAGCGCGCGACGCCGATCCGGCGCATCTCGAGATCCTCGCCAACAACCGGCCGTTGCGCAAGCTGGCGATCTATCCGGCTTCGGCCGGCTTCGAACTGGTCGAGGAACTCGACTATCTGTGCACCCGCACGATCGAGCCCAACGTCTTCTTCAACCCGCGCTTTCTGGCGCCGGCCATGCCTCGGCTGGAAGATCGCGAGGTCAAGCTGGCGGTGATCCGCGACGGCGACGAATACCGCAACCGGCTGCGCCTGCTGGTGCCGTTCTCGGTCGAACGGCCGGCGGTGCCGCTCGGCGTTCCGGTGATGCGCACTTGGTCGAGCCCGTTCGGCCCGATCGGCACACCGCTGGTCGACCATGACGACCCGATCGGCGTCGTCGAGGATTTCTTCGGCATGCTATCGCGGCCGCATCTCAAGTTGCCGAAGGTCTTCGTGCTGCCCGACATGCGCCTCGACGGCCCGTTGGCCAGCGTGCTTGCCACCGTTGCCGAGACGCGCGGCCTGACAATGGTCACCACCGGCAAGGCGGACCGGCCGGTGCTTGAAAGCACGCTCGAAGGCGAAGCCTATCTGAAGGCGTCGCTGCGTTCGCACCATTATCGCGAGTTCCGCCGCCTGAAGCGGCGCCTGGGCGATCTCGGCAAACTGGAACATATCGTGGCGCGTGGCCCCGACGAAATCCGCCACGCCATCGAAAGTTTTTTGACGCTGGAAGCCGCCGGCTGGAAGGGCCGCGAGCGCACCGCCATGGCCATCGACCGCTACCGCGCCGCCTTCGCTCGCGAGGCAGTGCACCGGTTGGCCGAGCAGGATCTGTGCCGGATCCATTCGCTGACGCTGGACGGCCGCACCATCGCCTGCCTGGTCGTCTTCGTCGAAGCCGGCGTCGCCTACACCTGGAAGACCGCCTATGACGAGACGCTGGCGACCTATTCGCCGGGCACGCTGCTGATGATCGAGGTGACCAGGCAGCATCTCGACGACCCCAACATCATGATGACCGATTCCTGCGCCGTGCCCGACCACCCGGTGATGAGCCGGCTGTGGAGCGAGCGCAAGCCGATGGGCTCGCTGGTGATCGGGCTGACGCCGGATGCCGACCGCCTCGCCCGCCAGGCCGCCTCGCAGCTGCATCTCTACCGCGAGACCCGCAACATGGCCCGCCTGCTGCGCAACCGCGTGAAGAGTTTGCTGGGACGGCGATAG
- a CDS encoding N-6 DNA methylase translates to MLAYGLFLAKLNASDDEIIRLDNVRRFIPGSFRLIRELVRFLEEMQETEYDEAKWVVDEILSIVNGLAIANIREDLSFRQRKAISRKIRAGDEEEHRLFERDPFIYFYEDFLRAYDKETRKARGVYYTPPPVVNFIVRAVDDILKNQFQIADGLADHKKVTVLDFAAGTGTFLLEVMQRIFDNIGGPETGKADAVVREHMLKNLYGFEYLIAPYTIAHLKLS, encoded by the coding sequence ATGCTTGCTTACGGTCTCTTTCTCGCAAAGTTGAACGCGAGCGACGACGAAATCATCCGGCTCGACAACGTGCGCCGCTTCATTCCCGGATCTTTTCGACTGATCCGCGAACTAGTCCGATTCTTGGAGGAGATGCAGGAGACCGAATATGATGAGGCGAAATGGGTGGTCGACGAGATTCTATCGATCGTCAACGGCCTCGCCATAGCTAACATTCGCGAAGACCTGTCGTTCCGCCAGCGCAAGGCGATCAGTCGCAAGATCCGTGCCGGGGACGAAGAAGAGCACCGGCTCTTCGAGCGCGATCCGTTCATCTATTTCTATGAAGACTTTCTGAGAGCCTATGACAAGGAGACACGCAAGGCACGTGGCGTTTACTATACGCCACCACCGGTGGTTAACTTCATTGTGCGGGCTGTAGACGACATCCTAAAAAATCAGTTTCAAATCGCCGACGGACTTGCCGACCACAAGAAGGTGACGGTGTTAGATTTTGCGGCAGGAACGGGCACTTTCCTGCTCGAAGTGATGCAACGCATCTTCGACAACATAGGCGGGCCGGAGACAGGCAAGGCGGATGCTGTGGTGCGCGAGCACATGCTCAAGAATCTCTACGGATTTGAGTACCTAATCGCGCCCTATACGATCGCCCATTTGAAGCTTTCGTAG